One Rouxiella sp. S1S-2 genomic window, CTGCCGAATGCCACGCTCCACATGCCGGAAAATGCCTGGCTGATGGTGCATAAACCGTGGGGTGGCGTTGCTGGAGATGCGGACGAAATCCGCGATTACGCCGAGTGGATGGATCGCAATGAATCACTGCTGGTGTCGGCCTATGAGAATAAATCCGGCCTCGGCCGCCAGGAAATTGCCGCGTTGTTAAAAGCGGAAACGTGGATGAACGGGGTGGAGGCCAAAGAGAAGGGCTTTGCCGACATTATCGAACCGGCGCTGGTCGCGGCTGCTTCACTCAATACCAACAAATTAAAGGAATATAAAAATATGCCTCAGCAAATTAATGCCCTGTTTGGCGCGCGAGCCACCGCGCCAGAAATTCCGGTTCCTGTAGTCACCGCAGCGCTACAGAATATCGATATCAACGCGTTGGCAGTACAGCTGCAGCAGCAAATGCAGGTCGCCAACACAGAACGCATTAGTAAAATCAACGCGGTGTTTGAGGCCTTTCCTCAATTTGGCGAGTTAAAAGCGGCATGCCTGGCTGACATTGTTTGTACCGACAGCGGTGCGCAGGAGAAATTGCTCAAAGCACTTGCCACGGGTACCACGCCAACTGCCGGGCACAATGCGCATATTCACGCCGGTAACGGCAATCTGGTGGGCGATTCTATCCGCGCATCAGTGATGACCCGCGCGGGTTACGCAGAAGCTGAAAAGGACAACGATTACAACGGCTTTACCCTGCGCGAGCTGGCCCGCGCGTCATTGACTGACCGAGGTATCAGCCTCTCTGGGCAATCTTCCCCAATGGCGATGGTCGGCATGGCATTTACCCATTCGCGCTCGGACTTCGGAAATATCCTGATGGACGTGGCGCACAAGGCAGCACTGCTCGGCTGGGACGAGGCGGACGAAACTTTCGATAAATGGACCCGCAAAGGCACGCTGACAGACTTTAAAACCTCGCACCGCGTTGGCCTTAACTCGATTGCCTCGCTGCGTAAAGTTCGCGAAGGCGCGGAGTACAAATACATCACTGTCGGCGACAAAGCCGAAGAGATCGCGCTGGCCACCTATGGCGAATTGTTCTCCATCACCCGCCAGACCATCATCAATGATGACCTGCATATGCTGACTCGCATCCCGATGGGCATGGGCAGTGCGGCGCGTGCCACGGTTGGCGATTTGGTTTACGCCGTGCTGACCGGCAATATGAAAATGAAGGACGGCAAGCCGCTGTTCAGTGGTGACCATAAAAACTTGGTAGGCGCGGCGCTGGATATCGAGGGACTCGATCTGGCCCGTAAGACGATGCTGTTGCAGGAGTCGAATGGTCGCAAACTGAACATCCGCCCGGCGTATATGCTGGTGCCGGTGGCTCTGGAGTCTCGGGCCAATCAGCTGATTAAATCAACCAGTGTGCCCGGTGTTGATGCCAACAGCGGCATTGTTAACCCAATCCAAAATTTCGCCACAGTGATCGCCGAGGCGCGGTTTGATTCCTTCAATAATAAGGAGTGGTATCTCTGCGCCGCGCAGGGACGCGACACGATAGAAATCGCCTATCTCGACGGTGTCGACGCCCCATACCTCGAACAGCAGCAGGGATTCACTATTGATGGCGCTGCTTTTAAGGTACGTATCGATGCCGGTGTCGCACCGATAGATCATCGTGGATTAATTAAATCGACCGGTACTAAATAAGACTATTTGCAGCCTTAATCAGCGAAACAGAGTCATTACTGATATGGATATTGCTGTAGGATGCATAAAGTAAAAATAATTATGAGAATTATAAATGCTGGGTCATACGCATGATATTTTACATCACGAACTTCAAGGTTTTGATGTTTTTAAATATACGGACATACGATTCAATTTTTTTGGAGAAAAAAGTAGGGAGATTGTTTTTAAATTGGTTTTTTGTAAGCAAAATGAATTCTGTAATTCAATATTAAAACAGTTTTGTGGAGATGAACTAAAATCGCCCATAATTAGCGCTGTTAGTTTTTATAATGTTAAAGCGGAAGATAACGATCAATGTAATTCTTTATTTGAAAAGCCTCCGGATGCGCCAAATCTTTCCGCTTCTGAAGCATTATACGTCTATCATACGTTAGTTGACATAATACTCAGAATAGCTGATTATGAATCTATAGATATTTTGACGTTCCAGGCATATAGCGAGAAACTCAGGCGAGTGTACGACAGGCTTGTTAAAAAATATGCTAAGTCCAAAAATCTCCAAGTACATGCCGAGGGGGCTTTTTATGTCATATGGACAAGAAAAAAATACGATGGACATTGATTACAAAGCAATTCGTGAACAGAAAACAGCACAGTTCCTGCAATTTCTTGAAGCTAAGAAAAAAGCTGAGCAGAACGGTGAAGTCGTGACAAAACGAATTCAATAAATCTTCATAAATATTGAAGGTCCCTGAATGGGGCCTTTTTGTTTTATAGCACTACATCCCTAAGGGACGGCTTCGGCCGTCCCTTTTTCATTTCTATCGAGGTAAATCATGGCAAAAAACCATTTGCAGGACGGCAATACGCTCGACTGGAGCAATGGCAGCGATACGAAAGTGTTCTCAGGACAGGCGGTTATCTTGGGTAGCATTGTCGGCGTGGCGTGTAGCGATGTTCCTGCCGGTAGCGCTGGCGTATTGTTTATGTCGGGCGTGTTTACGCTGCCTAAAGTCCCGGCTGAAACCTGGAAAATTGGCACTTCGTTGTTCTTTCATCCTTCTGGCGCTCTGACCGTCAATTCTAAGGAGGGAGCGGATAAGCCGGTTTGGTTCGCCCGCGCCGGAACCGCGTGGTCAGCACAGGAGGCGGGTGACTCGCAGGCATTCGTTCGCCTGGGATATTGATGAGCCGCTTCTTAATGAGAATGAAAACTGTCGACAGGCAGGTCGACCGGCAATTTGCCGAGCAGCAGCCGGTGTTTTTGCTTATAGATTCTGAGAGACGGCCAGTCACCGGCATTTTTGAGAGTCCGGATGCGTCAATGAAAATCAGCGGCGGTGGTGAGATAGAAGACTGTGCTCCGGCGTTCAGCCTCTATACCGCCGACATGAAGGGGCTGAAAAAGCGTCATCAAATCCTTATGGGGACCGAAAGTTGGTGGGTGACACATGTAGGCTCGGATGAAGCGGGGCGGACGCGCGTTCGGCTGGCAAACGGAGAGCCTGGCAAACCTGCCCCAGTGATAGATAGCTGGAGCAAATAAGATGTCCGGACGCGAGCGTCTATTACAGCGCAATTTGCCTGTCGATATCGATTTAGGCGCATTGCAAAAGATTGCGGTTTCGGTCAGAGCAACCCATAAACAGTATATGAGTGCCTACGGTCGCGCTCTGAGCCGAACAGCCGCCACGCTGCGCAAGCGGGCAATGGCCGACATTAAAACCGGCTTGGCACCGCGAAGTTTGGTAATGGTTCGCAAGCGCCTGCTGTCGTTTCGCTTGATGCGCGGCGCGGCGCTGGATGAAGGGAAAATCTGGTTAGGACTGAACGCTGTCAAAGTGAAAGACCTTAAAGGTCGCATCCGTGGACGAGTTCGCCCACATCATGACCTGCATTCACCAATAACCGGCCGTTTTATCGCTGGACGTCGCAAAACCACTGAGACAGGCTTCGATCCGAAAGGCAGCCTGCTGTCGTCACAAAATTTCATCAATGGTGAAGTGGGGCGCACCCGCAGCGGCAGGCGAACGGTGGTAATACGCGATCCCCAAACTCGCCGTACCAAAGAAGCTGAAGTCGATATCTACGAGCCAATGCTTAACGTCATTGAAGACAACGCCTTCGCCGATGTCCCCGCGATTTTCCTTCATCATTTTGAAACCGATTTACGAGGCCGCATTAAGGCCCGCATCTCTCTTTAAGGAACCCTATGGCCGAACCGCTGCTGCTGGGCGCTTATCACCGCGCCGTTCTCGGCTCATTGAGAAAATTATCATGGGTAAAAGATGCCGATACTTATCCCGAAAAGATCACCCAGCTGGTTACCCCAGCCGTTTACCTCTCGGTAGAAGGCTGGGACCCAGCTGCAACGTCAGCGGGGCAAACCAATGTTTCGCTGAGTGCTTCGCTTTATGTGGTCATCGACCGCTCCAGCGACATCGAAGAGAAACCGGATATTTACGTGCGTGCAGCAGCGGCGGACATCACCCAATGGATTGAGGGGCAACAGTTTGGGTTACCACACATTGAACCGGCGATTTTCATGGGAGCGTCTGAGGACAACTTTGATCCAAACATGGATGATTATCTGGTCTGGCGAATTTCCTACGAACAATTGGCCGCGTTTGGGGCAGATCCTACTGCTATCACTAGCGCGCTGATCAAAAAAGCTTATTTGGGCGTAGTACCCGATGTTGGAGAAGAACACGTTGCCGATTATCGATTGATTTATCAGGCTAAAATCGAGGCGCTGGAACAAGATGGAGCAACTGCTCGGTGATTTACAGCGACGGCTGGCCAACATCGTTCGGCGAGGTGTGATCCACTCGGTTAAGCATGTCGGTATCCCCAAATGTCGCGTCACCATCGGCGAGCTAATAACCGGCTGGCTGCCGCTGTGCCAGAGCTTCGCGGGCGCTAACCGTTCCGACTCCAACCCTTGCGCCGTTGGCGACCCTGTCACTGTGCTTTCAGAAGCCGGAGACCTTAAAAATGGCCGCGTTTTCCCAGGCTGGAACACCGGACAAATGCCAGTTCCTACCGGCAGTGAAAGCGAGCACATCACCCAATTTGCTGACGGCACTGAAATCCGTTACGACCGTGCCGCGCATGCGTTGACTATCAAACTGACTGAAAACGGGACTTATAAAATCACAGGCAAGGGCACGCTCGAGGGACCGGTCGAAATCACTGAAACCCTAACCGTGCAGGGTGAAACGAAGCTTAATGCCGATACTGCCGTGAAGGGGAAAATCGGTGCGAGCGGGGATATTTCTGACGGTGAAGGGTCAATGGCGAAGGTTCGTGAAGTCTACAACAGCCATAACCACCCCGGAGATAGCGGGGGAACCACGAATAAACCGAACCAACCTATGTGACCTGCTGCGGCAGGTTTTCTATTTCTGGCGCTTATTTACAGGAGGTCGGATGGCCGAATTACATGGCGTTGAAACCATTGAGATTATTGCAGGTACTGTGGCCGTTACTACCATTGCGACTGCAGTGATTGGATTGGTTGGCACCGCGCCTAAAGCGTCGAAAGGTACTCAGGCGACCGGTTCGTACAGTACGCCGCTGCTGCAAAATCAGCTCTTATTTAAGAGCAAGCAGCCAGGCCGATTACGTAATCAAATGCGGGTGGTGGCTATCGGCGCTAAACCGGATGCCAAAATTCCAGCGCCAGTACCCACCGTCGCGGCTTATAAAGATGCGACGCTTACTGTCACGCTGGGTTGCGACGCCACTGGAAAAATCACGGCCACCGCCGCGCAGGTTTTTAATACCGTAAATGGGCTAGCTGTGAGTGAGATTTTAATGGAGAGGACGGCGGCGGCAGGCATTGTTATGCCTTTTGCCTTAACGCTCTCCGGCGGCGAAGATGAGCCTTTCCCACTTAACAAACCGGTGGCGATTGTCGGCACAACGCAAATGAAAAAGCTGGGTGAGGCCGGTACGTTGCATCAGGCGTTGACGGATATTAATGACCAGCGTACGGCGCTCATCATTGTGGTTCGAGTCATTGAAGACGCCGATGTTGCCAAACAGCGCGCTGCATTGCTGGCGGGTATGCAAAGCTGGTCTAAGACCAAGGCTTTAACCGGTTATCAACCCCGCGTGCTGATAGCCACCGGTTTTAGTGAAGACGACGTCATCGGCAAGGGGCTGGAAACAGCGGCCAACAAGCTGCGCGCCGTTGCTTACGTTGACTGTGCACCAATGGCCACTGCGGCCGAGGTGGCGCAGCGTCGGCAAACGTTCGGTGCGCGCGTTGAACTTTTGCGCTCCCGAGTGTGTATCGCTAACGCCGCCGGAG contains:
- a CDS encoding ClpP-like prohead protease/major capsid protein fusion protein, translated to MSYPTMTTNHRRKTSLINPRATLSNVAKIESWYQIKAADQTGGMVEVYLYDLIGSWGISAQQFLSDCRDSGVFTASAIELHIHSPGGDIMDGFAIFNTFGRLTTPINIYIDGVAASMASVIACLPNATLHMPENAWLMVHKPWGGVAGDADEIRDYAEWMDRNESLLVSAYENKSGLGRQEIAALLKAETWMNGVEAKEKGFADIIEPALVAAASLNTNKLKEYKNMPQQINALFGARATAPEIPVPVVTAALQNIDINALAVQLQQQMQVANTERISKINAVFEAFPQFGELKAACLADIVCTDSGAQEKLLKALATGTTPTAGHNAHIHAGNGNLVGDSIRASVMTRAGYAEAEKDNDYNGFTLRELARASLTDRGISLSGQSSPMAMVGMAFTHSRSDFGNILMDVAHKAALLGWDEADETFDKWTRKGTLTDFKTSHRVGLNSIASLRKVREGAEYKYITVGDKAEEIALATYGELFSITRQTIINDDLHMLTRIPMGMGSAARATVGDLVYAVLTGNMKMKDGKPLFSGDHKNLVGAALDIEGLDLARKTMLLQESNGRKLNIRPAYMLVPVALESRANQLIKSTSVPGVDANSGIVNPIQNFATVIAEARFDSFNNKEWYLCAAQGRDTIEIAYLDGVDAPYLEQQQGFTIDGAAFKVRIDAGVAPIDHRGLIKSTGTK
- a CDS encoding DUF2190 family protein, encoding MAKNHLQDGNTLDWSNGSDTKVFSGQAVILGSIVGVACSDVPAGSAGVLFMSGVFTLPKVPAETWKIGTSLFFHPSGALTVNSKEGADKPVWFARAGTAWSAQEAGDSQAFVRLGY
- a CDS encoding head-tail joining protein, with amino-acid sequence MRMKTVDRQVDRQFAEQQPVFLLIDSERRPVTGIFESPDASMKISGGGEIEDCAPAFSLYTADMKGLKKRHQILMGTESWWVTHVGSDEAGRTRVRLANGEPGKPAPVIDSWSK
- a CDS encoding phage baseplate assembly protein V; this encodes MEQLLGDLQRRLANIVRRGVIHSVKHVGIPKCRVTIGELITGWLPLCQSFAGANRSDSNPCAVGDPVTVLSEAGDLKNGRVFPGWNTGQMPVPTGSESEHITQFADGTEIRYDRAAHALTIKLTENGTYKITGKGTLEGPVEITETLTVQGETKLNADTAVKGKIGASGDISDGEGSMAKVREVYNSHNHPGDSGGTTNKPNQPM
- a CDS encoding phage tail sheath C-terminal domain-containing protein, which codes for MAELHGVETIEIIAGTVAVTTIATAVIGLVGTAPKASKGTQATGSYSTPLLQNQLLFKSKQPGRLRNQMRVVAIGAKPDAKIPAPVPTVAAYKDATLTVTLGCDATGKITATAAQVFNTVNGLAVSEILMERTAAAGIVMPFALTLSGGEDEPFPLNKPVAIVGTTQMKKLGEAGTLHQALTDINDQRTALIIVVRVIEDADVAKQRAALLAGMQSWSKTKALTGYQPRVLIATGFSEDDVIGKGLETAANKLRAVAYVDCAPMATAAEVAQRRQTFGARVELLRSRVCIANAAGELVYLPYSARAAGLRARIDMERGWWWSKSNQDIYNILGVEQVDEFILGEPNCQANLLNMENISTIIRRDGFKHWGNRLCTSNPQWRFESVRRTADVIEDSIQETVMLYNDRPLDKQNADDIVGTINAYIRQLVGLKAIFGGRAWPDEELNTAESLASGVIYINYDFGPKSPTERISLRVRVNNDYALLEMDTQ